In the genome of Prinia subflava isolate CZ2003 ecotype Zambia chromosome 26, Cam_Psub_1.2, whole genome shotgun sequence, one region contains:
- the LOC134562198 gene encoding serine/threonine-protein kinase pim-1-like, giving the protein MPRAHPRPRAGLPRPYPRASRRGLAFARLWQCWRWRCWAGISAWGWGKAQQALQEQYRLGSLLGHGGFGSVWAATRLSDRAPVAIKRVPRNRVRHWGELPNGTSAPLEIVLLHKVSTGFPGVVQLLEWLELPKDIIIIMERPERSQDLQHFIRARRFLCEEVARELFRQVLEAVRHCTSCGVLHRDLKPENILLDLATGQAKLIDFGCGTYLQDTAYTHFAGTPSYSPPEWNQFGWYYGQPATVWSLGILLHQMVCGEHPFRRGHKISWDHQLSLPPRLSQECQDVIRRCLSMLDVDRPSVEDLFSHPWMQDSHLP; this is encoded by the exons ATGCCTCGggcccacccccggccccgggcggggctgccccgtccctaCCCCCGGGCATCCCGCCGCGGTCTCGCCTTCGcccggctctggcagtgctggcgaTGGCGCTGCTGGGCGGgcatcagtgcctggggctggg GGAAGGCGCAGCAGGCCCTCCAGGAGCAGTACCGCCTGGGTTCGCTGCTGGGCCACGGCGGCTTCGGCAGCGTCTGGGCGGCCACACGGCTCTCAGACCGTGCCCCG GTGGCCATCAAAAGGGTGCCACGGAACCGTGTCCGGCATTGGggtgagctg cccaacgGCACCAGCGCACCACTGGAGAtcgtgctgctgcacaaggtctccactggcttccctggtgtcgtccagctgctggagtggctggagctccccaaagacatcattatcatcatggaGCGCCCGGAGCGTTCTCAGGACCTCCAGCATTTCATTCGGGCACGGCGGTTCCTGTGCGAGGAGGTGGCGCGGGAGCTGTtccgccaggtgctggaggccgtgcggcactgcaccagctgcgggGTCCTGCACCGCGACCTCAAGCCAGAGAACATCCTACTTGACCTGGCCACCGGGCAGGCCAAATTGATCGATTTTGGCTGTGGCACCTACCTACAAGACACAGCCTATACTCACTTCGCAG GAACACCGTCATACAGTCCCCCGGAATGGAACCAGTTTGGCTGGTACTATGGACAGCCAGCTACCGTCtggtccctgggcatcctgctgcaccagatggTGTGTGGGGAGCACCCTTTCAGGAGGGGCCACAAGATCAGCTGGGACCATCAGCTCTCGCTGCCACCACGGCTCTCTCAAG AGTGCCAAGATGTCATCCGGCGGTGTTTATCCATGCTGGATGTGGACCGGCCTTCAGTAGAAGACCTGTTCAGTCATCCCTGGATGCAGGATAGTCATCTGCCatag